One Megalopta genalis isolate 19385.01 chromosome 5, iyMegGena1_principal, whole genome shotgun sequence DNA window includes the following coding sequences:
- the LOC117226755 gene encoding aquaporin AQPAe.a, translated as MEQGGVSIITPTGITENSVGKSKSIGITFSSRPSLQAAKEKLKTPWLSVLMKEDATRWEMLLAALAEMVGTALLVFIGCTGCIGSLGVSPSVLQLSLTFGIAVLIAIQCVGHISGAHINPSITIAAMILGTKSLPMTAVYILSQCIGSLVGYGFLRLITPAEMVYSTTPESAASFCVTDVNANLTIIQGFGAEAFATGILVLFACGLWDHRNSANSDSVPIRFGLCVAVLCIVFIPYTGCSLNPARTLGPAVWNGYWRDHWLFWLGPFTGSVVASSMYRFLFRDNRHEFET; from the exons ATGGAGCAAGGTGGCGTCTCGATAATAACGCCGACCGGGATCACGGAAAATTCTGTAGGGAAATCGAAGAGCATCGGGATCACGTTCAGCTCCAGACCAAGTCTGCAGGCCGCCAAGGAGAAGCTCAAGACCCCTT GGTTGAGCGTCCTGATGAAGGAAGATGCCACCCGCTGGGAGATGTTACTGGCGGCTCTAGCAGAGATGGTTGGCACCGCGCTGCTGGTGTTTATAGGATGCACCGGCTGCATAGGGAGCCTGGGCGTCTCGCCCAGCGTCCTGCAGCTGTCATTAACCTTTGGCATAGCCGTGCTGATCGCCATACAG TGCGTGGGACACATCAGCGGCGCGCACATCAATCCCTCTATCACGATAGCAGCGATGATCCTAGGTACGAAATCGCTTCCAATGACAGCAGTGTACATCTTGTCGCAGTGCATAGGATCTCTGGTCGGCTACGGCTTCCTCAGG CTTATTACTCCAGCGGAGATGGTCTACTCTACGACACCAGAGTCGGCAGCCTCCTTTTGCGTGACCGACGTCAACGCGAACCTGACGATCATACAGGGTTTCGGTGCAGAGGCCTTCGCCACCGGGATCCTCGTGCTATTCGCCTGCGGGCTCTGGGATCATAGGAACTCCGCGAACTCTGACTCGGTGCCCATCAGGTTCGGCCTTTGCGTCGCTGTGCTCTGCATCGTCTTCATCCCCTATACCGGATGCAGCTTGAACCCTGCTAGGACTCTCGGTCCTGCCGTCTGGAACGGCTACTGGAGGGACCACTGGCTCTTCTGGCTGGGACCTTTTACCGGATCCGTGGTCGCTTCGTCGATGTACCGGTTTCTTTTCCGGGACAATAGGCACGAGTTCGAGACCTAA
- the LOC117226756 gene encoding aquaporin isoform X1, with product MSSNDLRSGFKKLVEGGGGVKATLLTGFSEVLGTAILVLVGCMGCVASLGVVPSHLQIALTFGLAVMLVIQSVGHISQAHVNPAITVGSIVLGKKTVSEGVVYLVSQLMGAVIGYGMLKMVTPANRLTSSGPEQTNLFCVTDLHAELSVIQGLLLEGIATGILMLVACAVWDPRNEKNTDSVPVRFGLTVCALALAFGPYTGCSMNPARSFAPALWNNQWSHHWVYWFGPIGGALLSSFIYKVTFGVKNEQEEDNVPEAVALNIVNSHK from the exons ATGTCCTCGAACGATCTACGGTCAG GCTTCAAGAAgctggtggagggtggcggaggcgTGAAGGCCACCCTGTTGACAGGGTTCTCCGAAGTACTCGGAACCGCTATCCTGGTGCTCGTGGGCTGCATGGGCTGCGTGGCCAGTCTAGGGGTGGTACCGTCGCATCTGCAGATCGCGTTGACCTTCGGCCTGGCAGTGATGCTCGTGATTCAG AGCGTCGGACACATCAGCCAAGCTCACGTTAATCCAGCCATCACCGTGGGGTCGATCGTGCTCGGGAAGAAGACAGTTTCCGAAGGCGTCGTCTACCTCGTCTCGCAACTTATGGGAGCAGTCATCGGATACGGAATGCTGAAG ATGGTGACGCCAGCAAACCGATTGACCAGCAGCGGACCCGAACAAACAAACTTATTCTGTGTGACCGATTTGCACGCAGAACTGTCGGTGATCCAGGGGCTTCTGTTGGAGGGTATCGCGACAGGCATACTGATGCTGGTCGCGTGTGCCGTTTGGGACCCGAGGAACGAGAAGAACACAGACTCTGTGCCTGTCAGATTCGGTTTGACGGTCTGCGCGTTAGCGTTGGCTTTCGGGCCGTACACCGGCTGCAGCATGAATCCGGCCAGGTCGTTCGCCCCGGCCCTCTGGAACAATCAGTGGTCCCATCACTGGGTATATTGGTTCGGGCCGATCGGCGGCGCCCTGCTGTCGTCCTTCATCTACAAAGTAACCTTCGGCGTCAAGAACGAGCAGGAGGAGGACAACGTGCCCGAAGCTGTTGCGCTCAACATTGTCAACTCCCACAAGTAA
- the LOC117226756 gene encoding aquaporin isoform X2: MPLDFGFKKLVEGGGGVKATLLTGFSEVLGTAILVLVGCMGCVASLGVVPSHLQIALTFGLAVMLVIQSVGHISQAHVNPAITVGSIVLGKKTVSEGVVYLVSQLMGAVIGYGMLKMVTPANRLTSSGPEQTNLFCVTDLHAELSVIQGLLLEGIATGILMLVACAVWDPRNEKNTDSVPVRFGLTVCALALAFGPYTGCSMNPARSFAPALWNNQWSHHWVYWFGPIGGALLSSFIYKVTFGVKNEQEEDNVPEAVALNIVNSHK, encoded by the exons ATGCCTTTAGATTTCG GCTTCAAGAAgctggtggagggtggcggaggcgTGAAGGCCACCCTGTTGACAGGGTTCTCCGAAGTACTCGGAACCGCTATCCTGGTGCTCGTGGGCTGCATGGGCTGCGTGGCCAGTCTAGGGGTGGTACCGTCGCATCTGCAGATCGCGTTGACCTTCGGCCTGGCAGTGATGCTCGTGATTCAG AGCGTCGGACACATCAGCCAAGCTCACGTTAATCCAGCCATCACCGTGGGGTCGATCGTGCTCGGGAAGAAGACAGTTTCCGAAGGCGTCGTCTACCTCGTCTCGCAACTTATGGGAGCAGTCATCGGATACGGAATGCTGAAG ATGGTGACGCCAGCAAACCGATTGACCAGCAGCGGACCCGAACAAACAAACTTATTCTGTGTGACCGATTTGCACGCAGAACTGTCGGTGATCCAGGGGCTTCTGTTGGAGGGTATCGCGACAGGCATACTGATGCTGGTCGCGTGTGCCGTTTGGGACCCGAGGAACGAGAAGAACACAGACTCTGTGCCTGTCAGATTCGGTTTGACGGTCTGCGCGTTAGCGTTGGCTTTCGGGCCGTACACCGGCTGCAGCATGAATCCGGCCAGGTCGTTCGCCCCGGCCCTCTGGAACAATCAGTGGTCCCATCACTGGGTATATTGGTTCGGGCCGATCGGCGGCGCCCTGCTGTCGTCCTTCATCTACAAAGTAACCTTCGGCGTCAAGAACGAGCAGGAGGAGGACAACGTGCCCGAAGCTGTTGCGCTCAACATTGTCAACTCCCACAAGTAA